Part of the Rhinolophus ferrumequinum isolate MPI-CBG mRhiFer1 chromosome 25, mRhiFer1_v1.p, whole genome shotgun sequence genome, TCGCAGAGCAAATACTAGATTCAGAAAATCcgagcaaaagaaaagcaatgtatTTTGCAGCAACATTATAAATTCTCCCATCATGTATTCAACAAGCAGCTTCCAAAATTTAACTGTTACATTTAAGATTCGGGATCTGTCATTCTTGCATTCCACACACGATTACAAACACGTACCCCATATAGTAAATTATCAGAATGGAAGGTATTGTCTTGATTATGGGAAGAAACTTCACATCTCAATAGCAAATTACCTGAATGGAAAGTATTATCTTGATTATGGGAGGAAACTTCACATCTCAAACTGTTAAAATCTGGTTCTGAATACAGCATACATATACAGCAATTCAAATCTATCTGTAAGCCAATCTACTGATGTTTATTCCATCTTACTTGAAATTCATTCAATTCTACCCATTGTATCTATTTTTCCATATATGTAAGTGATCCTTTCCTACCTTTTTAGGTAAGAAAGTAATCATTTAAGGAACACTGGACATCTAAAGAACTTTGGTAAACTGAACTATAGCAGTATTTATATGATCAAAATAGCTCTTATTTTCGAGACTAATTGCTACAGTATAGTGTCACTGAGATCCAACTCAGGCCAGACAGACCCAATTCATTTCTAAATGTGGAAACCATATAAAAGATAAACGGTTAATCTAATAAAAGTTTTGCAGTCCATTGCACATTACTGAGAAGCATTCTAAGACCTACTTTTCTGTTGTAGCACTATTCCTGGTTATTTTGTCTGTTCTTGCAGTGCCCACAAAAAtcatccagaaaaagaaatcattaaagcCGTGGTATGTCTAACTTCAGTCCTTAATATTTGGCGTATTTAAAGCTTGGGAGTACTTGAAAGCAGCAGGTAAATATGGAACATCTTAGAATATCAACTTTACATTAAACATGTAACATTAATACAAAAAgcaaatgtataatttatattcattaacAAATAAGACATCCTTTAAGTTCCTATCATTTGTATGGTTTTATCCGTCCGACTTTAAAAGCTCTGGATTAACACATGGCGACTTTTGCCATAAAACGATAGCAACTGTAGTTCTTAAAATACCTACTTGAGAGGTCTAAAGCACGTGTCACTTTTACTGACAGGTCGCATACATCTAGACCAAGCGGTCCCCCCGCCAGGTGACACTAGCTTGCCAGAAGGCTGGTGGGGAAGACGTTACGTAGCCTAGCTGCACCGACAATGTACACCTCTTAACAACTTACCACATAAACTACTGTTTACCTGTCATTTCATTTGGGTGAAATGATTCAAATGTACAAAAAACAGACACAGGAAGAACTTAAGCTAATCCTTTCAAATTAAGTGATACCAGAAAAGGCAATCTAAATAGTAACAGCAATTTTCCTTattagtggtttttaaaatacttattaaacaatGGATGAGTTCACTTGCTTAGATATTTGAAATACAACTTTATTCTGATTCTAAACGAAAAGGAATGGGAATGACAGTAACAAACAAGATCTCCCCACTGAATATTGTGATGTGACTGTAGCAGTCTTATATTTGAAACTCAATAAGTAACCAACTGCGTTCCAAAACAGCTAAATATGCAGGTCCAAAAAAGGAAGgtatttttaactgccacactcACTCCGAAGCCCATCCATCTCCTTCAGCATCCCAAAGATTAAGCACATGTTCTGCTTAGCTATGTAATAAAGTGGCAAACACGCTGCACCACTGACATCACAGGACAGTTGCCTATAAAACTAGACTTCTGACGCTGGGCCCCAGCTTCACTTTCACAGGTCATCATCCTCATCCGGGAGAGCAGTTGTCTGAGCaacctagagagagagagagagagagagagagagagatggtgacACTCCCGACAGGGCTGTTGGGAACACGCCACTCCAGGAACAGGAACCCAACCCGACCTCGTACCTCTAGGTCATGCTCGTACTGTGCTGCCAAGGCGGGATCCATGACAACCTCTGGTGGGGCAAGGGCAGGCATGGCAACAAACTCCAAGTTAGGGTCTCCGATGAGTTTTCGAGCAAGCCAGAGGAAGGGCTTTTCAAAGTTGTAATTACTTTTGGCAGAGATGTCATAGTACTGTTTAAAAgagaacattaatttttaaaaatccatgcttATTCCTGGGGAACGTTTCAAGCTGAAAGGAATGTTCTTTCAACCCATACATCAAAGACGTTCACGAATCACTTTAATGAATCCACACTGTACTTTTTATCAAAGGGCCGTGATTCAGTAAGTTTTAAGAAACCAACCTGAAGATTCTTCTTTCGGTGGAAGACAATTGATTTTGCCTTCACTTTCCTGTCCTTAATATCCACTTTGTTGCCACACAGCACGATGGGGATGTTTTCACATACTCGTACCAGATCTCTATGCCAGTTAGGCACATTCTTGTAAGTAACTCTCGAAGTTACATCAAACATTATAATGGCACACTGGGCTGAAAGATGGAGTCAGTCGTTAGTACATACCTAGGAATTTACAACGTGGATGAGAAATGCTAAAACTAGGGATTCGGACTCGTCGTCTCAGGCTAGACTCTAGGTCATCTGCATGTCTCCATACATTTCAAGGTCTCCAATTCAAGATGCTGCACGTCATTGTGATATACAGTATCGTTTAAAAGTCGTTTGTTTTACACGAGAGCATGAAAGACCAGCTTATCCTATCAAATCTCTCTCCCTGCAGTATTTCATCATTAATTCTGCCTCATCCCGAAAAGGTACCCAAATAGATTAATGATAAAGCAGCATTCCAGAACTGCCCTCCCCTATAATGAGGGTCTAGGAATCTATTCTTTAAAAGGCCCTCCAATGGCCAAATACACTTGGGACattttatacctttatttctTAAGAAGTCCTATAAGTCTGTATATATTGAGTTGTACGGATAGCTACGGTACATAAGAGGACAAGCCTGACAGTACAGTATAATTTTCATCTAAAGAATTGGGGAGAGAGCCTTGTCTTTGTACATACTCAAGGAAAGCTAAAGGCATGGAAGGATTCCTAGCATTTTGTCATCAAGAGTGCGAGATTACAGGAAATgagtcttttctttattcttttttgtttagtaCAGCAACGAACACTTACTTCCTTAGcaatttttaagcatttaaaaatttttttgcaaaagTTAGTACAATTAAAAGAAACGAGCAGGTGTTATACAGCATTTGTAGGATGGAGAAACCAGCTCCTCTGATCCCGTATCTGGTTAAACTGTTTACTATCTTTTTAATGGAATAGACAAGATATAATCATtggtaaccatcaaaatataTACCCAAACTAAGTTTTCAAATGCTGAAGCTTCAGCAATAGCttgtctgttatttttaaattatgagccTCAATCTAAGTCAGTTTTATCCCCTCAAAATTGCCGAACACAACACAGGATGCAATCTAATGACACAAGAAACTTTCAAGAAATTTCCCCCTTCAAATGACAGCCAATTCTCTGGAGGCAGCACGTCTTTTCATCAATGGGAATCCCGTAATTCCCTGCATAGTCAATATCCAACTTGTGTTTACTGGACTAGATCTGACTACCAGTGAATCACCCAGGAGACTAAACTACACGCCTCTCAGAAACTGTTCATTACCTACCTTGGATGTAATAGCCATCTCTCAGTCCGCCAAATTTCTCCTGACCAGCTGTGTCCCACACGTTGAACTTAATAGGTCCTCTGTTGGTATGGAACACGAGGGGATGGACCTCAACACCCAAGGTAGCTGAAACATAAGCACTTCAAGTTAGTCAAGGAACTCACCCATTTCACACACAGTTTCACAAATGGTTTTCCCCCCACATACCTACATACTTCTTCTCAAATTCACCAGTCAGGTGACGTTTCACAAATGTAGTTTTTCCAGTACCACCATCACCAACCAATACAAGCTGCCGGAAAACACATTTTTGAGATAAGCCCCCCAAACATTTAACACATCAGGATCCCCAGAATTACGTAGCTGTTAAGATTTCCTGACCACCCATTTCACTCGAATAATAACAATCTTATATATAACCCTTAAGTATAGTTAAAACAAAAGGTCTTAATTAGGCGATCCCGGTCCATTTAATGAATGACTAGCGGCAATCaaactttgtttccttctctgtaaaatggggccaacACAGCGCAGCTCGTTTTGGGGGGCAGTAAGGGCACC contains:
- the RAN gene encoding GTP-binding nuclear protein Ran, which codes for MAAQGEPQVQFKLVLVGDGGTGKTTFVKRHLTGEFEKKYVATLGVEVHPLVFHTNRGPIKFNVWDTAGQEKFGGLRDGYYIQAQCAIIMFDVTSRVTYKNVPNWHRDLVRVCENIPIVLCGNKVDIKDRKVKAKSIVFHRKKNLQYYDISAKSNYNFEKPFLWLARKLIGDPNLEFVAMPALAPPEVVMDPALAAQYEHDLEVAQTTALPDEDDDL